Sequence from the Phragmites australis chromosome 6, lpPhrAust1.1, whole genome shotgun sequence genome:
AGCCATTGGCTCCATGGCAGAGCTTGCACAATTGATAAGAGGTCCCCCTATAACTACTGAATCACGGAGACAGCTCAGGCGTAGCCATTGCggctgaggtggaggaggccggAGCTGCCGCACTTGGGGCACACGTCGGCGAGCTTGGGCACCATGAAGTACATGAAGCACGCGCGGCACCCGGCCGCCACGAGAACGTGCCCGGCGCTGTTGTTGTCTACAGTGCGGAAGGCTCTGCCGTTGTCGCCAGAGGCGGACTCGTCCGTCGGCGAGAAGGACGAAAGCATGGACGAGACGGCGGAGCCCCGGCTGCTTCCGGTGCTGCTCGAACTGCTGCTCGTGGTGCTGCTGCTTTcggcctcatcctcctcctcgtcgccgtcgtcgtcctcgtTGTCGTTGTCGTAACCGCTGTCGATGTCGGCAGCAGCGCCGGCGTGTGGCCACTCCGCGACGTCCACGGACGACACGGAGGTGTAGCCGGACGACGGGGTGGAGTCGCGGCGCGAGCGACGGGAGGCCGATGACGTGAAGCGCGGCGTCGGCGCGAGGGAGAAGGCCGACGTGCGCGGGTCGACGGTCGTGCGGGTGCCGTCCTCCCAGTTGATGTAGTACACTTGCCCCGTCTGCACAAATCAGCTCAGACATAGATACACATTACTGTTACACATGGTTTCTTTGAGCATGCCCTGCATGCAAGAAATTGGAGAATGTACATACATGATGATTAGATGCAAATGCTGTTCAAGAATGTTGTGTAAATGATATGCATGTAGACTAGATAGATGATGGAAATATGCAAGTACACATTTGGACAGTCTGCAAGAGCAACTAATGCTGCACAGTGGTTGCTTAAGTGATTGAAGAAAAGGTTGATAGTTAAGTGATGCACACAAGGTACAGAGGCTGAGCAGAACAAGACTCTGGGTCAAATGCCACATtatctttgtttcttttgtttgtttgtttatatTACAAAAACTAGTGGCATTTGAGGGGCACTATGCAGGTATCCAGGAACAGATTGCAGGGCAGATGGGCTGTGTTGGAAAGCAAGAGCACCACACCTTAATATCTTTTGGGGGTaaagcttttcagaaaaagctTGATGATGAAAATACTTTCGAGTATGATGTCCATTTACTTTGATCTTTGGGATTTGAAAATACTATTTAGGCCTCCCAAAAAAGATACTTTTTTCAGGTACTCTGAATTCCTGATGGAGAGAAGATGTAAGAAAAAACTCGGTTTTGATGATAAATGGGATATTTTGAGCTGCATATTAGAGTACAACCTTTTTAAGTTAATCATGTGTTCGTTCAAAATAAGAGAGTACAAAAGAAAGACATGGGCTCCAATGTAAAAACTTCTCTGCAGTGAGAACACACTTGCGCAGTTGATTAAGCTTGGTGAGTACGGCCAGGGCCAACAGAGGACTGTGGTCCAGAAGAAATCTATAGCGAAATCTAGAGTTTCAGATAGAGACAGATTAAACAGGACCGGATCCGCAGGGATATGCCAGGATTTAGAAGACAAACAGATCTGAACTCTCCTTAATCAGTTAGTTCGATatgaaaatttgagaaacaGAACAAGCATATGGAACAACAGCACATTGATATCAGTGGGAGAAAGTTTGGAGCCTTTGCAATCAATACTGAAAACCTAAATCTTTCTGAAGATTAAATCCAGGAGCAAGaggaaaatgttttttttttgtaagaaCTGAAGTCTGAAAGACAGAAGATCAAAGAATCTCAGGAACGAGTGAAATCTCCTCCTGTACCTGAAATATCTGACGAAACAATCCTTAGAAAATACAGGAAAGAACAAGGAGGAAGACGGAGAAGGAACTGATCTGAACCGGGGAGGTAAGAATCCAAGAACAAGAGAACAAAAGAGCGGGGACAAAAGGGGAGCGAGCGAGTTAATGAAGGAAATCTCCGACCGGTTTGTTTGCCACTTTCGCCATTAATGATCGAATGATTGATCCATCTATAGCGAACCTACCCAAACGCGCCGCCGGCATCCACCTACCTCGGAAACTGTTTGCCATTTATGGCCAAATGATTGGAGAACACGCGCGCGCGCATCGCCATGGCCTGCTGCTTCTTGCCCTCTTCTTGGCACCCATGAAgcgaaggaaggaaggaaggaatcCATGGACACATACATGCACAGGTGAGACCAAGGCGTACCCGGAGGTCGAGGCACTGCTCCCAGTGGTAGGGCAGCGCGACATCGGAGTTGAGCTCGACGGTGACGCCCTCGCTGTCGTCGCCGCCCTCGCTTCGCCTCCTGCCGCTGCCTCCCCGGCGccgcccgcccccgccgccgttgAGGGAGCAGTGGCGCAGCGA
This genomic interval carries:
- the LOC133922086 gene encoding protein CURLY FLAG LEAF 1-like, which produces MTTAPNIEMIASSLRHCSLNGGGGGRRRGGSGRRRSEGGDDSEGVTVELNSDVALPYHWEQCLDLRTGQVYYINWEDGTRTTVDPRTSAFSLAPTPRFTSSASRRSRRDSTPSSGYTSVSSVDVAEWPHAGAAADIDSGYDNDNEDDDGDEEEDEAESSSTTSSSSSSTGSSRGSAVSSMLSSFSPTDESASGDNGRAFRTVDNNSAGHVLVAAGCRACFMYFMVPKLADVCPKCGSSGLLHLSRNGYA